A portion of the Musa acuminata AAA Group cultivar baxijiao chromosome BXJ1-1, Cavendish_Baxijiao_AAA, whole genome shotgun sequence genome contains these proteins:
- the LOC103979816 gene encoding two-component response regulator ORR6 gives MSSSRGGNGCGGEGERQIHVLAVDDSSVDRAMIARILRSSKYRVTTVDSGKKALELLGLEPDVNMIITDYWMPEMTGYELLKRVKESSELREIPVVIMSSENVPNRINRCLAEGAEDFLLKPVRPSDVSRLCSRIR, from the exons ATGTCGTCGTCGAGAGGAGGGAATGGTTGCGGCGGAGAAGGAGAGCGCCAAATCCATGTCTTGGCCGTGGACGACAGCTCCGTCGACCGGGCGATGATCGCCAGGATCCTCCGCAGCTCCAAGTACAGAg TGACGACGGTGGACAGCGGGAAGAAGGCACTGGAGCTGCTGGGACTG GAACCGGACGTGAACATGATCATCACGGATTACTGGATGCCGGAGATGACAGGGTACGAGCTTCTCAAAAGAGTAAAG GAATCCTCGGAGCTGAGGGAGATCCCTGTGGTGATCATGTCGTCCGAGAACGTCCCCAACAGGATCAACAG GTGTTTGGCGGAAGGAGCTGAGGATTTCCTGCTGAAGCCCGTTCGACCATCCGATGTGTCTCGGTTGTGCAGTCGAATCCGATAG